TCAGCCATGCACATGGTCTATATGCCAACATGAGCTCCATACTAGTCAAGATGGGAGAAGCTGTAATCAATTTCTCTGCTAGTGTGTTAATAATACTAGTACTTATATTCTGAACAGCAACACTGGCAAAGCTTAATGAAGTTAATCTTGATAGTCTTTTGATATGAAAGTTTGTTTCACTAAATACGTTCACTTCTGAAAGTAACCTTATTTCCAGAAGCTCAAGATTGGGGCACAGAGATATGAGCTGGCATATTTCATTTAAATTTATACTTGTATACAAATGAAAATGTAATGCACTTAAGCTCGGTCCTATTCTACTAAAAAGGGGTATATACAAAGAAAGAAATTCACCATTTCTGATGTCCTCAGAAGGACTAAATGGTACATGAATCGTTAAGTTCTTACATCCGAACATTGGTATCCAGATCTCGGCAAATCTAGCATACTCCATAATATTATCATCACTTGTATGAACACTAGCACAATGACATAGTGTTAAATGCTGCAACTTCCTAAATTTTAAAATGATAGATTTTGCATCAATATTTCCATTAGGTTGCAATATAGTCTCAGGTATACAATAATGTATGAAAGACATTAAACCAATGAGGTCAATGTGCTTAATGTTGTAGGTCATAAAGGAGCAATGCTGAGGTAAACTcacaggtaacagaggcataaaaGGCTGCATGGTATGGCAAGATATACTGGTTATATTGGGGTAAAATAACATTAGATTATACAAAAATTCTGTAAAAGACTGCCTTTTAACAACCTTTTTAAATTTTCTTCTATCACCCATGTCAACACACTTGAGCCTTGGAAAGGATATGTATTTTTGCCTGCTTAAATGGCTTTCACTGCCAGCAATAGTATTAACCCTTTCATAATCTAATCCAGAGAAAAATGTTTTGTATAAACAATCAACTGGAACCATTAGTCTGCCAAAGAACTGCTCTACTATAAATGTGTCTATCAAAGGGCAGTGCTGTCCTATGCACAGAAGGATCTCTTCACAAATGTTTTTACGCAAGTGTACTTTCTTCAGGAATGGGGAATTTTCTACAACAATAATCCAAGGTTCAACATTTCCAAAGATAATGTGTTCAGTTGATAATTCTTCTATTCCAAATGGTTTCAAAGACTTCAAAACTTCAGCAAACACTGGGCATCTATTTCGCTGGAGTTCTATCTGCATCTGTAATGAATATATACACATACTGCAttgattttatattttataaaataaatGATAGTGCATCAGTTGACTTCATTATCTGACTTGACTTCAGTGATACTATTGTCTCTAGCCATTGCAAAAATATACCATAAGTGGCAATAACAGTTTTAATGACAGTTATCACCCAAGCTTGTTGGGTGATTTCACTGTACTTGATTTCTAAGGTTGTTGCTTAAGCCTATGTATCCATTGCAACAGGACAGATCTGGCACTTCCAACAGAAACGTACCCCAATTGCCTCTCGAGAAACCTCTACttgtgttctggcaatatttcttatattgggTAGGAGGTTTGAAAGCCATGGGTCTTTGATATTCATATAGTGTTTTCCAATTGTCCTTATGAAACCTCTAGTCTTCACTGGGTTTGTATAGTAGCATTTCCTATATCTTTTGCTCTCGAGTATCTTATTTGATTGTGTATATATGGGACCTGGTCTTTcagtcttccatgtatatattacgatatatctctctcttgtctctattCACAAGAAAATATTATGAATGTTTTGAGACAGTAATTTGGGTGCTTTACTGTATCTATGAATGTCCAATATATTCTCTTTATTCCTTCTATTTCAGATACAGTATTTCTCCAGCTATCAAAGAGAATGCAAGTCAAGCACTTGTGTTGTCTAACAACaagacaacataagtgacttaaAAAGTAGAAGTGCTGTGGTGTGATTCTTTCTCTTTGGATCAAATCTAGTCTGGCTGATGGTATGTTTTCTTGTTTATGCTGCTTAAACATTAGGTTGATTGATATCATAATTCCTACTGTATATCCTTCACATGTTTTCCTTCTATAAGAAGATCTGATTGTACCTCCAAAATCCAGATTACTGTACATCATTTCAGCTCTAATCCAGAAGAATGGTGAAAAATCTGATTACCAGAAATTTGCCCTTATTCTGGCTATTTATTATCAAATTTTATACATTTTTTCCAAGTAAATTTCAAAATGAAAATTAcccaaataattttgttttaaatatgcTCGATGGCATTCATAAGGCACTAACTCTTTCTGTTATTTTGTGTTACCCTGTAATACCAATATCACACCAATATCAAAGAAGGTCATGCCCTAAAATTTCCCACACACTATGGGTCAATTTTACTAAGAGAAGTTTTAATTTCAATCTATTTTATAATGGGCAACTACCAAGAAAACCTGTGTGAGTAAAAATATTTCATCACATCTAGGTTatttcccacaccccagccttgaAAGCTCATTTACAAAGGAAACAGGACACATACCTCAGTGAACAAAAACAATGCCAAatcaaaataaaacaaaacacataattgttttttttccaGTGCACCAATTTTTTTCCAGTAATGCATTTATCTACAAAAATCATTACAAATTTGACTGGAGCTATATTAAATGAGTTAGCATACATGCACTAGTTTTTACCACACTTCATGGGCAAATTTCACTGTACAATATTTTAATTTTATGACATGAAATTATGGAGAAATACCAGAACAACCTGTCAATAATGAATGCCTGGCACAAGGGAAACATCTCCCTCAAAGCAATAACCAAACCATAACTTAGGGCAAGAGAGAGGCCATAAGCATCCTTTGGCTAAAGTGTGAGGGGCCCCAACATGCCCCAGGAGCTGGGTCATGCACAACAAGCAGCTCTTTTACATGAATAGCCCACAGCCCAAGAGCTATCTGTCTCTTTCCATCAAGAGGCTccagtagagagagagaaaaaagtctTATGCACTGCCCAGATGCAAGGTGATTCAAAAGGAGTGAGCTCATGGAGGAGGAAACCACAGCTCCTCAGGGCAGACATCTCTCCTGGAGTATAGCATAAGAGAAACCAGGCAGACACCAGAGAGTAATTGTTGTCACAGTTGGAGTGCAATGGAATATTAGGGCACACTCAATGTGGGTGGCATAAAACACAATCATGAAGCATAAATTAAAACAAAACAATGGTCCCAAGCAGAACAAATGTTCCAGGGAAAGCTAGCACCACTTGACTAAAAGCACATGAAAAGCACCAGGCAGAAGAGTGAAGGGGCAGGCTGCCTGAGACCGAAGTGATCTGGGCTACCATTCGGTGATGGGGAGCTGCAACACGGTTATAGTATACTGTACATCCAACAGCAATAATCTTTTACCTTGGGGTGCCTAATTTCCTTAAAAGTGTCACTAGTTTGTTGTACTTATGCTTTTTAGTTTTCTTCTCAGGCAAGCTATTGAGCTTCCCTAGCTCCTTGGCCTTTTTGCGAGGTCTTGACATGCCTCACAAAGCACGCCATATAGATTGCATTAAGTTGCACAATGAAATAATTTTTTGAGTTGTACAGCTGTATTGTTATCAGTGGTACAGAATACACAGATTTTTGCAGTATTCATACCAATAAATATTTCAGCCAATACAATACTGTACTTCAATTACTTTAATTTTTTACACAGGCAGGTATAAGAGAAAATTAGTTCTGACCCTTGATAACAGGCTTTAAGCTCTCCCTCCTACACCTTATCCTAAGCTTTTCCCTATTATTTTTCCACTGGAAGACAATATGGCAACTGGACTACAACCAGGCTTACAATTACTGTTCAGTGAACATGGTTGAACAGTAATGATTGATGATCAATCATCCCTTCTTTACCAGAGGGAGGAATTATGAGTAAAAAATAAAGAActtaaacctcacatcactggaaTACAGAAGAGTTAAGGAAGATATGATAAcaatataaaattctcaggggaattgagagggtagataaggacagttTATTTGGAATGGAATGTACATAagcaaggggacagagatggaaacTATGTACTCAATGAGCTACAGTGAcattagaaataaaaaaaaaaaaaaaaaaaaaaatattgaacaaaTAGACTGGACTATAAACTGAAGTAGCTGaagcaaactccatacacagcatcaaatgcacatatgacagagcccaataggctccagaaccTGCTGATCAGTCGATTGATGGCTGAATGGCAGGACCAaagtgccaaagctcaaccccaggaagtacaattaggaaagtaCTCCTTCCTCAACCAATCATAGTTGAGGAAGATTGGGGAAGAAAATCCTGAGTTGAGGAAGATAATCCAACCCACACTTGCCCCTACCTATTCATGCCCAGCTTATTTCTGTCCCATCACCCCCTTTCCCACCCATCTTACACCCACCGACTTCTTCTACCCTTCTCACACCCTCCTGCTGTTTGGCATTCACTTAATTGTGGTTGCAGAAGTTCAACTTTAGCTCTGTGGTCTCGCCTTACAACCTAAGCAATGCAACATGTGATGTGATGCAACATTGTACTATGCAGGGAGGTATCAAATTCTTTAAAGCACACTCATGGTTTTATTTCAAACTGAACATGGAGGGAATATAAGGCATCATGACCTGAACCACTCCAAGACTGAGTTAGCTTATAAAAAGTAACTATGGATTTTGTTTTAGCATTACTAAATCATTAATCACTGCTGGGAACTCTATTTAAGAGTTTCATTTAGTGAACTCTGCAAGAACAGTTGTGCTaagattaatttatataattaccgAGTGTTATTACTGTAATTTACTATTTCACTACTGTACTTACTTAATTTCCAAACTGAGATCATGAG
This genomic stretch from Procambarus clarkii isolate CNS0578487 chromosome 5, FALCON_Pclarkii_2.0, whole genome shotgun sequence harbors:
- the LOC123762876 gene encoding uncharacterized protein encodes the protein MPWDESEICRTLATLLRMAPREEEMVIPSHTPKRLEEQALEKFISLVLQHSIPPSLHSTKFLQLQEFSIVHEHSSKLDKILTSGPEQIRDKTLLLTHLQQLKHWWENNEWLGKQNSEIRRHIKEGFTIYLELVDPHCEFPLFRFLLQLIFSTRVLGATDAAEFPDNPKMQIELQRNRCPVFAEVLKSLKPFGIEELSTEHIIFGNVEPWIIVVENSPFLKKVHLRKNICEEILLCIGQHCPLIDTFIVEQFFGRLMVPVDCLYKTFFSGLDYERVNTIAGSESHLSRQKYISFPRLKCVDMGDRRKFKKVVKRQSFTEFLYNLMLFYPNITSISCHTMQPFMPLLPVSLPQHCSFMTYNIKHIDLIGLMSFIHYCIPETILQPNGNIDAKSIILKFRKLQHLTLCHCASVHTSDDNIMEYARFAEIWIPMFGCKNLTIHVPFSPSEDIRNGEFLSLYIPLFSRIGPSLSALHFHLYTSINLNEICQLISLCPNLELLEIRLLSEVNVFSETNFHIKRLSRLTSLSFASVAVQNISTSIINTLAEKLITASPILTSMELMLAYRPCAWLMEIAGNKMLDGIKTLRLSFNARSVSKWVPNQPLNHVDTSFYILLIELLPNLEVLMLGMIHNVVFTQIRSIYRTSNLKIIARGKPYIGYALQTPI